The Plasmodium falciparum 3D7 genome assembly, chromosome: 12 genome contains the following window.
tattcatcctttttcaaatattttataaaataaaaagggtaaactataaatataatatatatatatatatatatatatatatatatatcccgTGGTAAtagtttttataatatatatctgcATGTTGCTTTGGGGCTTTATGTTCTCTTTTTTCAGGATGACATggtatacatattaaaatatatgtacataaaatatgaaaaaatatgcaaatattataaagaactatacacatatacataatattgtTTTGTGCTTAGTTTTTcctcttttttatatcaaaatTGCATATTTCCTACAGaaagaataaatttatattcatttgtacgtaatttaaattatacaaagtgtttatacacatttttaaaaatttaaataaaaatcatattttattatttcatctatttaaatatatgctaatttatttgattgcttgtttatttgtttaatttgttttattttttattttttggctattattattacaaataaaataaagaaaaaaaaaaaaaaaaaaaaaaaaaaaatataatataataaaaaagaatagtttatttaaaaatatttttcgtGTATCTAGATCTTCCACGTATTTATCTGAGGTAAAACCGCAATGGGTTTCCTGGTTATAACTTtgtatacattatatattttttttttttaaaatatggacacacatatatatatatgtatatccaTAGGATATGATGTCATaatgtttttaataaatattacaaaaaaaaaataaaaaaaataagggtaataaatcaaaatgaaattaaaatatatacatatatatatatatttttatgatgtgCCTACACATGCCCTATTTTTAAACAATATGTAGGcccttaaatttttttttgtctatGTGTTCCTTACAAAGAAAACACAgataaagtaaaaaaaaaaaaaaaaaaatgttaaagatatatatggaattcacaaaaaaataatatatacaaatgtatatacttatacatattgtaaataaataattaataatatacttaaacataatatatatatatatatatatatttttatatttttatttttttagttttttcTTATGATCATGAAAAGAGAGAAAAGTGaaatattttgaaatataaaaagtaaataaatataagcaACGTTACAACAGCTAGAAACCATGAAAACCTTTGTTGCTTTACATGATCAtaagttttttttaattcttttgcgcttttaaatgtatttacgttagtatcatataaattattatttaacatttcaatattttctttttgtgtAAAGACAAGATTAGCTAGATCTTTAAAAACTTCTTGTGCTTGAGCAACTTGTccttgtatttttttaatgcCTTCATATTTATCGttaattatttcattttctattaataaatcattttcACTACATTGATCAAATTCATAATCATATAAAGTAGATGATTCAATaaaatcatcattatttacatatgttTTATCTAAATctaaaacaaaattattatttatcattGTATCATCACTTGAAATAAATTTAtgatttcctttttttttattatttaataatccattaatattattattattattattattataattcatttcaccattttctatatttggCAATTCATTAGCTgctttttttacatttattgatatattttctaatttatttacttcatttttaaaatgaatatttaatttttcaaaaatatatttcttcttttgtttttcaaAAGGATTTTCAGCAAAACGAATTTCCCACTCTCTAAATAAATGTTCGGTCTCTACTacttttacatatatttgttgTATTTCTTCGTGTAATGCTTCAATAATCCTCTTAGATATTaagttattttttaaattttctaaATTCTCTTCTGCAtaaatcatatttttctttataagcAAAATGTTGtcctttatctttttttcatttccttCTGATTTTTCCTCCTCTACAATAAAGGACGTACTATTCACCttgttattttcataattcttatatgacattttttttaaatattacaaataaataaataaataaataaataaacaaataaataaaataataaaataaacaaataattattacatatacatattatatattattcactaaagtatattttaatatatatatgtggaaATAATACGACGAAGGATATTTTAAGATATTAATCTTCAATAAGATATCACATGAATATGTACacgtacatatatacatatatatatataaatatatatatatatatatatatatataaatatatggtggaaaatatttaataaaaaaagtaaaataaaaggagtatatatgtgtaaacaaattaattttatacacATTCACAcgttgatatattataaatataaaatatatatatatatataaatttttttttttttttttttttttgttgcaTTAGAAATTTATCACTTTTTATAtctcatattttattacttaaaaattatttacctGTTTTTtccatacaaaaaaaaaaaaataaataaataaataaataaatttccatgcaatataatatacatacatatatattatatatatatatatatatatatatatatatatatatatatattttaaatgttatacgatatataaaatatgaaggaaaaaaaatggaaaacatTAATACTTATGTAAACATATACATTGTTGTAAATTATTTGTTAAgctgttatatataaatttgtacacataaatatttttacaaaataatcgTATTTCTACATTTCCTTtaattttgtaatttttattttataaaaacaggaaaaatataatatatgtataataaataaaataaaaataaaaatattgttaaaaaaaatgaattccGAATTTTTAAATGCTTTAAAAAATGgtcaaaaatattatatttatgaatatatttacaaaattgggaaaaaaataaaatataaaaaggaaaaaagaaaaaattaaaggaaaaaagaaaaaataaaaggaaaaagaaaaaataaaaggaaaaaagaaaaaataaaaggaaaaaagaaaaaataaaaggaaaaaagaaaaaataaaaggaaaaaataatagagattataaacatatataaaaatataatatatatatataatatatatatatatatgtatgatatttatattgttatttttaatatcatacaatatatattaaataatataatatataaatattatatatatatataataattttatgttaaaaatttacgacatttttttttttttttttttttttacaaatcatatttaatttataaattatatttatattatcaggGCAACataattcaaaatattattttttttttttttctcctttataataaaataataaataaaaatataaatgttgtaaaataagaaaaaggatatattcatatatatatatatatatatatatatatattttttttttttttttcttttttttttttctttcttttaccTAAAAAcgtatgtataaatattttaaagattcttattttatatataatgtgtaaaatattatttatgcagaaataatatatatgtccttataatattaatttaaatctacacatatatatatatatatatatatatatatatatatatttatataatataataatatataaataacctTTTTATATCTCCACAaaattgaatatataatattatttaggggaacatattttatatttatagaaaataaaataaccaaatgaatatatatccatatttgCCTAACCTTACTAGGCGAAATAAAatcttatattaaaaatgatgtcaataaaaatgttttatgttataaaaaaataagatcaaaataaacataatttcaaaaatatagaatatatggagaataaaagaaaaattataacaaatataataaaataataattattttataaaacatattttttcattgaaGAATTCATCACCAAGGACATTGTATCTTTTAGTTAGAATGTCTAATtttcaaaacaaaaaaaataaaataaataaagaagtaAAGAAgtaaagaaagaaataaagaaagGATATGAAAAGTGTAATggaatataagaaaaataacacacacataaacatatatacaaatatatatgtaaaaagtTTATTTctgaaaaaataacaaaaaaaaattgtgtacttgagaaatttttttttgtaaacaCTTTGAAATTTTGcaataataatttgtaaataaaaatatatgtggaacaattacaaaaaaaatgtatgaataaataaataataaaatttataaaaaatgatgttaattttttatttatttaaaaaaaaaaaaaaaaaaaaaaaaaaaaaaaaataataaataaataaattaataaataaattaattaattaaacataactaatatgtgtataatttgaatatagttttatttaattttatactattttgtttctttatatttttctttttttaatttaagcTACTTAAATTAACCGATTTCGACATAATGAAAAagtctttatttttttgatggTTCATCAAATCATGTGATGTTATTGGGTACGAGTATTTGTTAaagttattattatgattattatgattattattccatatattttgatcattattaatatcttttttatatttgtaaagaTCACTATTAATCGTATCAATATTATGATCATTCATAAATCCATCGTTGTTCCTATTGTTATGATTacaatcatatttataattataattataatcataattatgattattatccttatcatcattatcattatgataattattatcatgaaTGTAGATGTCATTAGCAAAATCGGGGAGGACACCATTAAATGTAGTTGCTGTGATATGTTCATTTAATAAGGTACTCTTTCTATacatatgattattattattattattattattgttgttgtttccATTAGATGTTATAGATATATtagaatataaattattttttttgtttgaataattttgtttttcattattttgtaattcattcgaaataaaattttttattttttttaaaatgtcaGATTTTTCATCAGTAATTTCTAAAAGTTTATCTATGTTCATAGTTTTATTTCCCATTTCTGAATATTGtcttaaatttaattttgcGTTTTTTTCCTTGgtcatttttgttttattcatttctttagaagttttattaaaattgttgTTATGATTATAATGAGGTGATAATatcatatcattattattaacaaaaaaaggaGCAGCTATATTACCATTTGTAATATACCTTTTATCAttccatatatatgtttcgtcgtttttattatatgatctTTGTGttactatattttttaaacggTTTATGTGCTCATTTGTATCTTCCTCGTTTAATAAATCTACATCCAAGTTCATAGTAGGATCAAACAATTTTTGAGAAGAATAATTTTCTATGtcatttgtataattattatagttcatattattaatattatgagGATATgctttatattttgtataatcAAAATTTTGTTCACACGAATTATttcctatttttttatatccctctaaatgaacatttttattatcattggTATTAAACGTATAAAAATtgggatatatatttttgtaattttcaAAGGATTTTAAATTACACGATGTTATATTTCCacattctttattattattatcatctccATTTTTGTTATCTTCTCCATTTTTGTTATCATCGTCAATTTTGTTATCTTCTCCATTTTTGTTATCATCGtcaattttattatcatcgtcaattttattatcatcgacattattaattttgttggtatcatttatatttctgTAGGAAGCTACATTTTGTGAAATTAAAATATCATCTATCGTTTTAATTATGctataaaaattttcatccattttatttgtatcatcaaatatatttatgttattatttgaatacattttcttatcattagaatataacaatttttcaaaattatCTTCCGGGAACATATAATTTGTTACATCATGAacacaaatattattacaatagtTGTTATTTTCTTTGAtcacattatttttatatgtcgAATTATTAGTATCTAGCTTGATATGTCGTATTTCTTTATCATGttctaataaaatattatttttgtgttCCTTTTTGATAGATTCTTTGAGCATATTATTTTcgtttaataaatattttataacttttgtatatttctcattattttctataaagGTAGATAAAGCAATATTACCAAGATTATTAATAGCATCATTAATACAaacattttctatattttctaCATGTTCAATTGAATTATCAAAACTATTATTCAATAAGAATTCATTATGAATATGTTTTGTTCTAGTAGATCCTGTGTCCTCTGAAACTTTTactttattatctatataatCCATCTTCTCCATATTTCCTTTTCCAttccatattatattatcaatCTTTTCTTgatcatcataataaaaattattatcataataattgttCTCATAAATATCCTTTCGAataattttcttattatttattatttcattgtTATATTCtctctcatttttttttaaatattcatctTCATTAATTTTTCCAATCTTGTTATcatgttcattattattatcatcatcatcaataCAATTTTCCTGATTTACGTTTTTCTTCCTTAAAACCAAAATTTCTCTACTTTTATCAAAAGAAGATACATTCGCTGTTTCTAAAGAACAATTTATAGAATTATCACATGTGTTAAATGAATATGTGGATGCTGTACCTTCTTGTTTTATATCGTAGTTATTATCTTTACATttgttcttatatatattgttcttgttatatttaatatcgTCTAACAATTCTATGTGATCATCAAATTTTATGTGGTCATCAAATTTTATGTGGTCATCAAATTTTATGTGGTCATTAAATTTTATCTGGTCAtcaaattttatatgatcATCAAATTTTATGTGATCATCAAATTTTATGCGGTCATTAAATTTTATGTGGTCATTAAATATTGCATCgtcatttaattttacatcattcatttttatatcgttcatttttatatcgttcatttttatatcattcatttttatatcttcattaCCGTGGGCAAATCTACATTTATTACCATTGAAACACTTTCCTTTTCCCCAAAAGCTGCATATGGTTGATTTGTAGGTAGCCAAATGAACACTAGGTTTTAACGTATCAATATCATGAGCAAACGTACAATTTATATCTCGACAAggtatctttttttttacaaaatcaCAAAGTTTGGTATTCCTCAAATCTGGCATTGGCTTTAATTCTTCTATACTGTGTGCATAATGACAACTCGATTCATTTAgacaataatttttattcttctGAAAAGGACACATTTTAGTTTTGAAAAATTGCTTTTTTATAAGAAACAACGTTTCTGATTGTCCCTGAGAggaattcttattatttttcttcatcatttgtaaaaaaataaattaatataaataaataaatatatatatatatatatatatatatatatatatttatattttaatttttttttttttaaatataaatatatgatcaATTGTGTTACTTGAGCAAATATCTTGATATGAAGAAATTGGCTCTATGGACAGTTAAgatatatgaacaatattgTTTATCAGATTTATATGGatctattaatatatatattttttttttttttttttttttttttttttttttttttttatgtgtagagaaaatataaatatgaaataaataaatatcttGTATTAAACTAATCAAAATGTATAAACATTCACATAAtagagaataataatatatatatatattatatgtatatttgtttgtcttatttataaaattagttaatatatatataaatttatgttttatttttattgaatttttttttttttttcatttggtTTCTTATAGGAACATGAtaagatgatataaaattctATAATAATcaagtatataatatttcaagaaaataatttaacaaatatatacaaacaaaaaaaagaaaaaaacagaGAGAcatagaaagaaaaaaaagagaaaaatagAACTtacaaaaacaaattaatgaaaaaattaaaacaaaataattataaacaatatgtaatatttaataaaattatttttttacctATAACATAAACTTAAAATCATAAGTATGCATTTCAAAATGGAAAGAcagtaaagaaaaaaaaaaaaaaaaaaaaaaaaaaaaagtaatctTTTCAtagaacaaaaatataaaataattacaaGAAACaatcatatttttaagtattgtatatatgtattatatgtaaaatatatgaataataaaaaaaaaaaaaaaatacatacatacataaatatatatatatagcttACATAAATTACAACAATTAGTGAATCTTTCAAAATATAGACATAtgttctatattatttataatttcataaAAGACTAcataatgattataaaaaaacaaaaaaaaattcttaaatataatagatttatttatatatatatatattattaaggaTTTGcgaatattaattaaaatgacatatataataaacttatttttaatttattttgtttctttttttttatttattatacatatataaataataatattatattatgtaaaaaaattatatgcaCAATATtactttacatatatatttaatgaaatgaaacatatatatatatatatatatatatatatacatatgtatatttttttttttttttttttttttttttattaacatacataaaaatatacgcatataataatcacatacatatatatatatatatataattagcaatttaaaaaaaaaaatgaaaaaaaaaattccacGTGTGTGCTTATATAGAAATGAtgttgttatatttatacacaaaatgggtatataaaaaaaaacagaaaacaaataattaacagaataaaatagaatattatcaaaatgaacgaataaaaaaaaatgaagacatacatatatatatatatatatatatatatatatatatgaaaataaaattttggctgttatacttattttatttgaatagATGCAAAATTTAagcattatatattttataaatttctaAAAATTTACACTTCAAAAAATTGTGTAGACCATGCTAAATTAATACtttattaatgaaaaatgaGTAATAttgtttttcctttttttattttttctttcatatgtttatacatatatattatcttacatactacattatatatatatatataatatatttttttttttgtttcccTGTTTTtggatttaattttttagcagtatatattttcattgttAATTTCagattatatatgaaaagaaaaaatgaatgatTTCTTTATTCCTTTAAAAAAAGGTATAATAATTTCTATTAGAACAATATTTGGTTATGGACATATTTAAATTgttgataaattatatatatatatatatatatatatatatatatagtacgCACACATAGTTGtacattaataaaaataaataaatataaagaatatggatgaaaaataatatatgaatgttCCTTATCTTATCAATTGTAGTGTATGTCGTTTTgttcctttctttttttatttttttttttatttttataatattatgtgtgCGTTTTTACATTTTAGTAAACATATCTTTTAATAGGTTAATTCTATGATATAAGGAACAAGATAAGAAAAGAAGTAATAAaaggaataatataaataaataaatatatatatatatatataagccCACCTTTTATATTCAGGaactatatattatcatgCATTAAATGATTTACAAGTTTTTGAAATTGGAAAGTtcctatataattatgatataatataatatatatatatatatatatatatatgttttcataattataacatttctttccatatttattttctatttatgtatgtatgaactgaaataaaaaaaggtatAAAAAAGTGGAGTGTCTAACAATAGAacgtttttatattttgtcaTTATTAATTCCATtgctataattatatatatataatatatatatatatatatacacccttctgttaatttttttttttttttttaattttgtagctaaatattaattaaattaaatcttatcaaaatgtaatatatataataatatattttttctttatgtgcttccattttttaatttatgtatcttggcatatatataaaaaaaaaaaaaaaaaactttttttataataagtaaaaataatattaaggaatatatacattttatttgtttttataaaggAAGATATAATTCAAACTTTATcttaaagaaaaagaaaataatcagaaaaatcataaataaagaattaaatgtttttggtatatataaaaatatatataacaattaagacctcaattttatttttgttgttttttctttttttttttcatacattaaatttaatttaagTAAGAAAATTGTAGGTATACACAAaattaaagaattaaaaaattaaagaattaaaattactcgtgaaaaaaaaaaaatatatatatatatatatagcaaacatataatatatatatatatatatatatatatcttataatatataacagttcttaatatatttttatatatatcgcaatttctttatttttaagcatttcaataaaatatatatatatatatatatagtcaaaaaaaataataataaattaaaagaatatatgttcatataattaaatatatataatatatatttagtcaaaatataaggaaaatattttctttttttttttttttttttttttttattaataacttATAATCCTACTTAACATTTCAAagcatattaataaattatttaaatatatttatataaaaaaatatatatttttttgttgtcaTAATGGGAAAGCTTATAGATGAAAAGTGcgaaattaaaagaatagaTGAtgttgaatatattaaacaaaatattaaagaatcAGTTAATCATAATATAGAGTGTATGGAATCttctgataataataataataataataataacaatacaacgtataatgtaaataatgttAAGATCATAAATAAAgctgatgatgaaaataatgaaaaggacaaaatgaaaatattaaataataatgagaataatatgaatccTACCATAATTacaaaattgaaaaatataaatcatgAAGATAAtgttatatcatataattatacattagtttcatataaaaattataatatttttttcatatctcATAATGGAAAATTTGCTTCGTGggtttattcatataatgttATCTTGCCTATGTCTGTAGATCAAGAAACAGAAATTATTTTTGGTGAAAGAAATTATCCTTACTTAGAAATTTTTTGTTCAAAGTTTATGAAAGATCATGCagcatttttaaaatataaaccaATCATTTTTGCAATAtctatttataatatgtctTTTAATGATACCAAAATTTTGACACAAATGTTTGATCATTTAAGTAACATTGTAATGGAAACACCCTCAATAtcatagaaaataatatatatatatatatatatatatatataaatatatatgtaaagtgcttaattttttaaatcatatattttacatatatttatatatatttatttgtttattcatttttcttttttatgtgATCTTATGCTgctatttatttttacttatatatttgtatgttactccttttttattttttaaattacttattaaacaaaaaaatagaatggttaaaaaaaaaaaaaaaaaattaaagacaTCTGATATATGTACCCTTTAAAcaattacatttatatatgtgtattttaataaaatatattatctttttagtctttcattttttaactcataaatcaaataatacaaaataggCTTATAatgtaaacatatataataaatacacaattttttttttttttttttttttttttttctacacGTTCAGGTAactttttagaaaaaaaaaaaaaaaagctatTTATAAAATGCGTACAGCCATAATTCCCTTTTAaggaattttttaatttcgaataatttatttaaagataTCAAACGGATAAATGCATATagttcattataatatatatatatatatatttatatttatttatttatatgtatatgttaaaacattatttttagaaaataaaaatataaatttgcaATTTGGATTATgcagaaaaggaaaaaaaccaaaaatgataaaatttacactgtgtaaatataattaaaatatactcATAAAAAtgacattaaaaaaaaatacataaaaatgaatcatacaaaaaaataaataaaataatatatatatacacatattatatatatatatatatatatatatatattttttttttttttgtgaggTCTCATTTAAAATGAGCTCTTCGTAATGTAACGGATCGGACTGATAAAATGTCTCTGATTTTGGCTAGATCTTTACTATCGATCCATCCATTTTCTCGTGAACAAACTTTTTGCGTTTTCAGATTTAACAAAAAGTTCATTACATTATTgtcatatatatctataaacTGATACATTGTTGACAGTTTTAATGGTGTGACAGAAAAATGTGCTTCCGAACGAAAATGTTCCATAAGAGATATGGTATTggattttttcaaaaattgaAGGATTTCATTAATTTCTTCATccttatgaaaaaaaatattttcttctttatcatatatctcgttttgataaatattataattatggctttctttatttattaaataactGTTGAAGTCATTTGAAGAATTAGGTGTCTCTcca
Protein-coding sequences here:
- a CDS encoding syntaxin, Qa-SNARE family — its product is MSYKNYENNKVNSTSFIVEEEKSEGNEKKIKDNILLIKKNMIYAEENLENLKNNLISKRIIEALHEEIQQIYVKVVETEHLFREWEIRFAENPFEKQKKKYIFEKLNIHFKNEVNKLENISINVKKAANELPNIENGEMNYNNNNNNNINGLLNNKKKGNHKFISSDDTMINNNFVLDLDKTYVNNDDFIESSTLYDYEFDQCSENDLLIENEIINDKYEGIKKIQGQVAQAQEVFKDLANLVFTQKENIEMLNNNLYDTNVNTFKSAKELKKTYDHVKQQRFSWFLAVVTLLIFIYFLYFKIFHFSLFS
- a CDS encoding zinc finger protein, putative, producing the protein MMKKNNKNSSQGQSETLFLIKKQFFKTKMCPFQKNKNYCLNESSCHYAHSIEELKPMPDLRNTKLCDFVKKKIPCRDINCTFAHDIDTLKPSVHLATYKSTICSFWGKGKCFNGNKCRFAHGNEDIKMNDIKMNDIKMNDIKMNDVKLNDDAIFNDHIKFNDRIKFDDHIKFDDHIKFDDQIKFNDHIKFDDHIKFDDHIKFDDHIELLDDIKYNKNNIYKNKCKDNNYDIKQEGTASTYSFNTCDNSINCSLETANVSSFDKSREILVLRKKNVNQENCIDDDDNNNEHDNKIGKINEDEYLKKNEREYNNEIINNKKIIRKDIYENNYYDNNFYYDDQEKIDNIIWNGKGNMEKMDYIDNKVKVSEDTGSTRTKHIHNEFLLNNSFDNSIEHVENIENVCINDAINNLGNIALSTFIENNEKYTKVIKYLLNENNMLKESIKKEHKNNILLEHDKEIRHIKLDTNNSTYKNNVIKENNNYCNNICVHDVTNYMFPEDNFEKLLYSNDKKMYSNNNINIFDDTNKMDENFYSIIKTIDDILISQNVASYRNINDTNKINNVDDNKIDDDNKIDDDNKNGEDNKIDDDNKNGEDNKNGDDNNNKECGNITSCNLKSFENYKNIYPNFYTFNTNDNKNVHLEGYKKIGNNSCEQNFDYTKYKAYPHNINNMNYNNYTNDIENYSSQKLFDPTMNLDVDLLNEEDTNEHINRLKNIVTQRSYNKNDETYIWNDKRYITNGNIAAPFFVNNNDMILSPHYNHNNNFNKTSKEMNKTKMTKEKNAKLNLRQYSEMGNKTMNIDKLLEITDEKSDILKKIKNFISNELQNNEKQNYSNKKNNLYSNISITSNGNNNNNNNNNNNHMYRKSTLLNEHITATTFNGVLPDFANDIYIHDNNYHNDNDDKDNNHNYDYNYNYKYDCNHNNRNNDGFMNDHNIDTINSDLYKYKKDINNDQNIWNNNHNNHNNNFNKYSYPITSHDLMNHQKNKDFFIMSKSVNLSSLN